DNA from Bradyrhizobium diazoefficiens USDA 110:
TGAACGGAGCCGTCCGTCGGCAGCAGTGCCAGAATCTCGGCCGGCCGGAATTTGGACGGCTGGACCGCGATATCGGCGATCGCGATGCCATCGACCTGCATCCGCACGCCCTGCGTCGACGTCGCCACATAAGTGCCGCTCGACATGTGTCCGTAAACGCGATGGTAGCTGTCGTCGTTCGCCTTCTGCGGATCGAGGGCGGCGGCGATTGCGGTCGAGTCGAAATCATTGATGATGAGGTCGGACATCTCGCCGGTCAGCTTGTCCGCCTTGCCGGCCTGCTCCACGTTGATCGTGAAGGTGGCGCGATCGGCCTTCATCGCGTCGATCTTGCCCTTGCCGAGCTTCTGGATCGCGAGACCCGAATAGACGATCTCGCCGCTGCCGGCGGCGCCTTTGCCGGCATCGAAGGCGATGGTGAGGGTCGGGGCCGTGATTGAAGACGCGGTCACGCTCGCATACTGATCGAGCACAAATCGGTACAAATCGATCAGGGAGCCTGACGCCGGCGCATTCTGGGCGCGAGCAGGGCCCGCGTAATCCCGCATGATCAATTGCGGGACCTTGTAGGAGGCTTTCAGCTTCCCGGGGCCGACTTCGTCCAGCGCGACCTCGAAACCGGAGATCTCGATGCTGTCGGCTGCAAAGCGGGTCTCATCGGTCTGGCGGAGGCCCACGCCCTTGATGCCGGTGATCTTGACGTGCGCCTGTGGCTGCCCGGCGGGATCGACTGCGATGTCCTCGATGGTCAGCGTCCGGCTCGTCACGTCGAACGCCACCTTGCCGTGGCTTGCCTTGCCGCCCTGGCTGCGGATCCGGTCGAAGACGGCCTCGATCTCCGCGGTGGCGCGATGTCTGGCATAGAGGTTGAAGCCGAACCATCCGCCCGCGGCGAGCACGGCGAGTGCGATCAGGCCGATCAGGATCCGCTTCATTCTCAGCTCCAGTTGCTCGTTTTGCACTGCGCAACCTGCCATATTCGCAAAGCGCGGGGCGGTCCAGGGAAAGCTATGGTTTTCAAATATTTGACCGTGCGGCCTGTTGATGGGGGCGGAATCGGATGTTGCCACCGGGGCGCCGGCCGTGCTTCATCCCGTTTCCATGACCCGGAATACCGCGACCCGCGACAGACCGGTCAGGACAACGTAGTTTGAGGCCGGTAACGCGAGGCAAGAGACCGCATGTCGTCCTATTCTGATGACCTCCACCAGGCGGCGCTCGCCTATCATCGTCTGCCGCGCCCCGGCAAGCTCGAGATCCAGGCGACCAAGCCGCTTGCCAACCAGCGCGACCTCGCGCTTGCCTATTCTCCGGGCGTTGCGGCTGCCTGCACCGAGATCGCCAAGAACCCGGCCGAGGCGGCGACGCTGACCACCCGCGCCAACCTGGTCGCCGTGGTCTCGAACGGCACCGCGGTGCTCGGCCTCGGCAATATCGGCCCGCTGGCCTCCAAGCCCGTGATGGAGGGCAAGGCGGTCCTGTTCAAGAAGTTTGCCGGCATCGACGTGTTCGATATCGAGATCGCCGCCGACACCATCGACCGGGTGGTCGAGACCGTGGCGGCGCTCGAGCCGACTTTCGGCGGCATCAATCTCGAGGACATCCGCGGGCCGGAGTGCTTCGAGATCGAGGCGCGGCTGAAGGAGCGCATGAAGATCCCGGTCTTCCATGACGACCAGCACGGCACCGCCATCATCGTCGCCGCCGCCATCACCAACGGCCTCAGGCTGAACGGCAAGAAGCTGTCGGACGTCAAGATCGTGGCGTCAGGGGCAGGTGCTGCCGCGATTGCGACGCTCAATCTTCTGGTGTCGATGGGCGCGCAGCGCAAGAACATCTGGGTCTGCGACATCGACGGCCTCGTGCATGAGGGCCGCAACACCTCGATGGACCGCTGGAAGGCGGTCTATGCGCAGAAGACCGACAAGCGCACGCTCGCCGACGTCATCGGCGGCGCGGACATCTTCATCGGGCTGTCGGCACCGGGCGTCCTCAAGCCTGAGATGGCCAAGGCGATGAGCGACAAGCCGCTCATCATGGCGCTCGCCAATCCGACGCCCGAAATCATGCCGGAGGAAGCGCGGAAGGTGCGCCCCGACGCCATGATCTGCACCGGCCGCTCGGACTATCCGAACCAGGTCAACAACGTCCTGTGCTTTCCCTTCATCTTCCGCGGCGCGCTCGACGTCGGTGCCAGCGCCATCAACGAGGAGATGAAGCACGCCGCGGTCGAAGCCATCGCGCAGCTCGCGCGCGAGGCGCCGTCGGATGCGGTGGCGCAAGGGGTCGACACCGGCGAGATGGGAGGCTTCGGTCCGGGCTCGCTGATTCCGAGCCCGTTCGATCCACGGCTGATCCTGCGCGTGGCGCCGGCGGTTGCGAAGGCCGCGATCGAGTCGGGCGTCGCGACGCGCCCCATCACCAATTTCGACGAATATGCCGCGCAGCTCATGCGCTTCGCCTTCCGCTCCGGCCTCGTCATGAAGCCGATGTTCGCCAAGGCCAAGACCCAGCCGGTGCGCGTGATCTATGCCGAAGGCGAGGACGAGCGCGTGTTGCGCGCCACGCAGGTGGTGCTGGAGGAGAAGCTGGCGACGCCGATCCTGGTCGGTCGTCCGTCCGTGGTGGAGGCGCGCATCAAGCGCTTCGGCCTGTCGATCAAGGCCGGCAAGGATTTCGACCTCGTCAACCCCGAGGACGATCCGCGCTACCGATCCTACGTGCAGTCCTATGTCGAGGTCGCCGGCCGCCGCGGCGTGACGCCGGATGCGGCGCGCACGGTGGTACGCACCAACAACACGGTCATCGCCGCGCTCGCGGTGACGCGCGGGGAGGCGGATGCCATGCTCTGCGGCGTCGAGGGCCGCTACATGAGCCATCTGCGCCATGTCCGCGAGATCGTCGGCTTCTCGGCAGGGATCAGCGACTATGCGGCGCTGGCGCTGCTGATCACCAGCAAGGGCGCGTTCTTCATCGCCGATACGCAGGTTCGCCCCAATCCGAGCGCGGAAGAACTCGCCGAGATCGCCTCGCTCGCGGCGGTCCACGTCCAGCGCTTCAACATCAAGCCGAAGATCGCCTTCGTTTCGCATTCCGATTTCGGCAGCTACGACACCGAGTCCTCGCGCAAGATGCGCCGGGCGACCCAGCTTCTGAAGGAGAAGCATCCGGAGATCGAGGCCGACGGCGAGATGCAGGGCGACACGGCACTTTCGGCCGCTGCGCGCAAGATGGTGCTGCCGCACTCCAACCTCGAGGGCGAGGCCAACATCATGATCATGCCGACGCTCGACACCGCCAACGTCGCCTATCAGATGATCAAGTCGCTCGCGGATGCACTGCCCGTCGGCCCGATCCTGATCGGCCCGGCGCGCCCGGCGCATATCCTCACCCCCTCGGTGACCGCGCGCGGCATCCTCAACATGACTGCGGTCGCCGTCGTGGAAGCGCAGGAGCGCGCGGCGCGGCAGCAGCCGACGTTGTTTACCTGAGGCGGGACCTCTTCGCCTCTCCCCGCTTGCGGGGAGAGGCCGGATCGCATCGTCAGATGCGATCCGGGTGAGGGGGACTCTCCGCGAGTCCAATTCTCACCGCCCCCGTGGAGGCTCCCCTCACCCCAACCCTCTCAGCGCGAGCGAAGCTCGTCGCGGCCCCGCATCCGCCTTCGCCAAGGCTTCGGCGGACAAGAGCGGGGCGAGGGAGCACACCTCCGGCGCATCCGCCCTTCAATCTTTTCAAAACAGTTCTCCATTTCCCCGTTTGTAAACCGGCCAACGACTCTTCATAATCGCTCAGGACTTTCGTCCAAGTTCCGATCTTAGAAAGCCTGAGCCAAGAGGCCGATCATGCCAGCGTTCGTGACTTTCGGGCGAATTCTGTTCGCCGTGCTGTTCATCTACACGGGCGCGACGAAACTGTTCGCCATCCAGGCGACCGCCGATTTCATTGCCACCAAGGTCGTGGTGCCTGACATCATCGCGCCTTACGCCAAGCAGATCGAGACGGCGACCGCCATGACGACGCCGCAGCTGCTGGCGATCGCGGTCGGCGCGCTCGAGATCATCGCCGGCTTGATGATCGCGCTGAACTTCGGGGCGCGGTTCTTCGCCATGCTGCTGATCGTCTACGTCGCGGTCGCTACCGTGCTGTTCTACGACTTCTGGAATCTGGCGGCGCCCGACAACGCAAAGATGCTGGTCGATGCGCTGAAGAATCTCTCGATCATCGGTGCGCTCTGCATGATCATCGGCTATGGCCGCGCCACGCGGCCGGTCGAGGCGGCTTACGGGGACGTGTAGGGCGTTTTTGCAGGGAGCGTTGTTGCAGTGCACCTACACCCGACGCCACGGTGTCACCGTGACGTCATGCGCCGCGTCAAGCACATAGGGCGCGCCCGGCTTCATCCCGTGTGACGCCAGCACCTCGTGCGGGGTCCGCTCGGGCACGCCGACAAAACAACCTTCGCCGCCGGGCAGGCGCAGATGCGGGGCTTCCGACAGCCAGAACGTGTCGTAACGATCCATGAACATGTCGAAGACGACGGGACCGCCGATGACCGCGACCATGCCGGAGGCGACATCGGCGAAGGCGCAGGCCTCCTCGAAGCTGGCGTGATCAGGATTCCACAATGTCGCGTTCGGCATCTCCGGATCGACGGTGAGGGCCTTGATCTTGCGGGTCGTGATCAGCCGCTTGCGCTTCGGAGAGTTCGGCTGCTGCTCATGTGAGTGCCGGCCGTGCACGATCAGCGCGGCGCGATCGAGCGCCTGCTCGAAGAACAGCTTGTCGCCTTCGAACTTCAGGCTGTCAGGCATGATATGGCTCGCGTCGGCGAGCATGCCGTCCGCGGAGACGATGACGTAGCCTTCGATACGGAAAGACAATTGCCGGCTATTCCGAAACGGTCGTCACCACGGAATTGACCGGGCGCTGGCTCACCGTCGGCAGCTTGACGTCCTTGAGCAGCTCCTGGTCGTATTCGGGCAGCGAAGACGCCGGGAACTTGGCGCGCATCGCCACCACCTTGTAGCCGCCTGCCTTCAGGCGCTTGAGGAGCTCGGGCAGGGCTTCTGCCGTATGCTTCTGGAAGTCGTGCATCAGGACGATGCCCTTGCCCTTGCTGTCGAGCTTCTTCATCACGGTCTCGATCACCTTCTCGGGCTTCGAGGCCTTGAAGTCGAAGGAGTCGATGTCGCAGGAGAAGATCGCCGTGTTGCGGTTGCCGAGATAGGTGACCATCTCCGGCGGATGCTGGAGCGCCGGGAAGCGGAAGAACGGCGAGGGCGAGATGCCGCCGAGCGCCCACTTTACCGCCGAAAGGCCCTTCTCGATTTCTTCCTTGCGCTGCGCTTCCGTGAGCTTCTTGTTGTTGAGATTGGCGTGCGACCAAGTGTGGGTGCCCACGGTGTGGCCCGCCGCGTAGACCTGCTTCAGGATCTCCGGCTCGTAGGTCGCGTGCTTGCCGATCGAGAAGAAGATGCCGGTGGTGCATTCATCGGCGAGCGCCTTCAGCACGGCGGGCGTGTTCTTCGGCCAGGGGCCGTCGTCGAAGGTCAACACCACCTCCTTGTCGCGCAGGAAGTCGAGCTCCTTGAAGTGCTCGAAGCCGAAGCCTGGACCGCCTGTCGTGTCGATCTCGACGGTGCGGGCGACCCCGAGCGCGTCGGGTGTGTTGCAGGCCGCGCGTGCGGGCTGCGGCGCCTGCTTGGGCGGTGGCGGATTGACGAAGCCCGCTGGCGCGGCAGCCGCTGCGGGGGCCGGTGCTGCGGCGGGCGCCGCCGCGGCCGGCGTCGCCGCCGTTGCGGCGGCGGGCTTCGCGGCCGGGGCCTGCGACCATGCCGCGCCGGTCATGCCTAAAGACATCGCGCTTGCCAAAATCAGTCCTGCCGCCACACGCATGGTGTTGTCCTCGAGATTGATCCCGTTGTTCCGCCGTGGCTTTTCGCCTCCGGCAAAACCATCCTGCCCCAAACGATCTTAGCCTAGATGGTGGGCCATCGCCATTGCAACGGCTGTTTGGCATCCCGCCACAATTGTGCCCAACCGGATGGGGCGCGTTGCATCAAGTGTCGGCCAGCGTCTTGGCAATCGCCGTCTTGATTCGCGTATCGGTCGGCTCGATGTTGGAGGCAAACACCTCGGCGATATAGCCGTCACGCCCGATCAGGTATTTGTGGAAGTTCCAACGCGGAACATCCTTCGGGCGCGCGTCGGCCGCCCATTTGTAGAACGGATGCGCCCTCGCGCCGATCACTGTGGCCTTGGCCGCGATCGGGAAGGTAACGCCGTATTGGTGGTGCGCGGTCTCCGTGATCTCGCTCGTTCCGCCCGGCTCCTGGCCGCCGAAATCGTTGGAGGGCACGCCGATCACGGTGAGCCCGCGCTCGCCAAACTCGCTCCAGAGCTCTTGCAGCCCCGCGTATTGGGGCGTGTAGCCGCAGAGCGAGGCGGTGTTGACCACCAGCAGCGGTTTGCCGGTGAAAGCGGCGAGGCGGATGTCGTCGCCGGACAACGCGGGAAAGGAGAAGGCGTAGGCCGAGATCCGGCTCATGCCGCCACCGGCGACCGCGCGCGTCACCGGCGCGACGGCGCCTGCAAGCGCCGCGATGAGCATGGTCCTTCGGTTCATCATGACGGCGTCCCCCGAAATGATCCGGGATGCATGTTACTCCGCCGCTGCGATCGGCCTCGTCAACACCGCGTTATCGGGAGCGGCGAAGCGCCTGGAGCCATTTCCGTTCCGATGGATCGGGCGCTCGAAAACGCTCTAGTAGAGCCGGACGATGAAATCAGTGCCTTCGCCGGTTTCGCCCTGGTTGATGCCCTGGTCGGAGACGATGACCGAGCCGCCCGAGGTCAGCATCTCGTTGATCTTCGCCATGGTGTCGGCGGGGATCGCGATGCGGTCGAGCGCCTCAGCCGGGGTGTCCGGCGTGACCACCGGCTTTGCGGCGACGGGGATCACGGCGGCGCCACGCT
Protein-coding regions in this window:
- a CDS encoding NADP-dependent malic enzyme, which produces MSSYSDDLHQAALAYHRLPRPGKLEIQATKPLANQRDLALAYSPGVAAACTEIAKNPAEAATLTTRANLVAVVSNGTAVLGLGNIGPLASKPVMEGKAVLFKKFAGIDVFDIEIAADTIDRVVETVAALEPTFGGINLEDIRGPECFEIEARLKERMKIPVFHDDQHGTAIIVAAAITNGLRLNGKKLSDVKIVASGAGAAAIATLNLLVSMGAQRKNIWVCDIDGLVHEGRNTSMDRWKAVYAQKTDKRTLADVIGGADIFIGLSAPGVLKPEMAKAMSDKPLIMALANPTPEIMPEEARKVRPDAMICTGRSDYPNQVNNVLCFPFIFRGALDVGASAINEEMKHAAVEAIAQLAREAPSDAVAQGVDTGEMGGFGPGSLIPSPFDPRLILRVAPAVAKAAIESGVATRPITNFDEYAAQLMRFAFRSGLVMKPMFAKAKTQPVRVIYAEGEDERVLRATQVVLEEKLATPILVGRPSVVEARIKRFGLSIKAGKDFDLVNPEDDPRYRSYVQSYVEVAGRRGVTPDAARTVVRTNNTVIAALAVTRGEADAMLCGVEGRYMSHLRHVREIVGFSAGISDYAALALLITSKGAFFIADTQVRPNPSAEELAEIASLAAVHVQRFNIKPKIAFVSHSDFGSYDTESSRKMRRATQLLKEKHPEIEADGEMQGDTALSAAARKMVLPHSNLEGEANIMIMPTLDTANVAYQMIKSLADALPVGPILIGPARPAHILTPSVTARGILNMTAVAVVEAQERAARQQPTLFT
- a CDS encoding DoxX family membrane protein, encoding MPAFVTFGRILFAVLFIYTGATKLFAIQATADFIATKVVVPDIIAPYAKQIETATAMTTPQLLAIAVGALEIIAGLMIALNFGARFFAMLLIVYVAVATVLFYDFWNLAAPDNAKMLVDALKNLSIIGALCMIIGYGRATRPVEAAYGDV
- a CDS encoding dihydrofolate reductase, whose protein sequence is MSFRIEGYVIVSADGMLADASHIMPDSLKFEGDKLFFEQALDRAALIVHGRHSHEQQPNSPKRKRLITTRKIKALTVDPEMPNATLWNPDHASFEEACAFADVASGMVAVIGGPVVFDMFMDRYDTFWLSEAPHLRLPGGEGCFVGVPERTPHEVLASHGMKPGAPYVLDAAHDVTVTPWRRV
- a CDS encoding polysaccharide deacetylase family protein, with the translated sequence MRVAAGLILASAMSLGMTGAAWSQAPAAKPAAATAATPAAAAPAAAPAPAAAAAPAGFVNPPPPKQAPQPARAACNTPDALGVARTVEIDTTGGPGFGFEHFKELDFLRDKEVVLTFDDGPWPKNTPAVLKALADECTTGIFFSIGKHATYEPEILKQVYAAGHTVGTHTWSHANLNNKKLTEAQRKEEIEKGLSAVKWALGGISPSPFFRFPALQHPPEMVTYLGNRNTAIFSCDIDSFDFKASKPEKVIETVMKKLDSKGKGIVLMHDFQKHTAEALPELLKRLKAGGYKVVAMRAKFPASSLPEYDQELLKDVKLPTVSQRPVNSVVTTVSE
- a CDS encoding glutathione peroxidase, coding for MMNRRTMLIAALAGAVAPVTRAVAGGGMSRISAYAFSFPALSGDDIRLAAFTGKPLLVVNTASLCGYTPQYAGLQELWSEFGERGLTVIGVPSNDFGGQEPGGTSEITETAHHQYGVTFPIAAKATVIGARAHPFYKWAADARPKDVPRWNFHKYLIGRDGYIAEVFASNIEPTDTRIKTAIAKTLADT